A part of Denitratisoma oestradiolicum genomic DNA contains:
- the lpxB gene encoding lipid-A-disaccharide synthase, with protein MNPSRIAPRIALVAGEASGDLLAAHLIKALQVHLPDARFYGIGGPKMQAACFESLWPAEKLAVRGYAEVLRHYREITGIRRQLLKQLKRDKPDVFIGVDAPDFNLWLERRLKSAGIPAIHFVSPSVWAWRGGRIRHIARSVTRMLALFPFEPELYERHRVPVSYVGHPLADVYPIQVDRRLARERLGLEEGGGPLFALLPGSRQSELQYMAETFIETGKRLLERFPQARFLVPLATRETRNLFEAALWRLGAQDLPFKLLFGHAPDALAACDGALVASGTATLEAALMKRPLVIAYKMSPWSWRLMRRMRYQPWVGLPNILAGRFVVPEFLQDEATPENLAQALGNQVSDPVVATRIEAVFTVIHRTLRQNTVEKAAAAILPYLGQGASG; from the coding sequence ATGAATCCATCCAGAATCGCCCCCAGAATTGCTCTGGTGGCCGGCGAAGCTTCCGGCGACCTGCTCGCCGCCCACCTGATCAAGGCCCTGCAGGTCCATCTTCCCGATGCCCGTTTCTACGGCATCGGCGGCCCCAAGATGCAGGCGGCCTGCTTCGAGTCCCTCTGGCCGGCCGAAAAGCTGGCAGTGCGCGGCTATGCCGAAGTCCTGCGCCATTACCGGGAGATCACCGGCATCCGTCGTCAGTTGCTGAAACAGTTGAAGCGGGACAAGCCCGATGTCTTCATCGGTGTGGATGCGCCGGACTTCAATCTCTGGCTGGAGCGGCGGCTCAAGTCGGCGGGGATTCCCGCCATCCATTTCGTCAGTCCGTCAGTCTGGGCCTGGCGGGGGGGGCGGATTCGCCATATCGCCCGTTCCGTCACCCGGATGCTGGCCCTGTTTCCCTTCGAACCGGAACTCTATGAGCGCCACCGGGTGCCGGTGAGTTACGTGGGCCATCCCCTGGCCGATGTCTATCCCATCCAGGTGGACCGTCGCCTGGCCCGGGAGCGGCTGGGGCTGGAAGAGGGCGGCGGTCCCCTCTTCGCCCTGCTGCCGGGCAGCCGTCAGTCGGAATTGCAGTACATGGCCGAGACCTTCATCGAGACCGGCAAGCGACTGCTAGAGCGCTTCCCCCAGGCACGTTTTCTGGTGCCACTGGCCACACGGGAAACACGCAATCTCTTCGAAGCGGCTCTATGGCGCCTGGGCGCCCAGGACCTGCCGTTCAAGCTGCTCTTCGGTCATGCCCCGGATGCTCTTGCGGCCTGCGATGGAGCGCTGGTGGCCAGCGGCACGGCCACCCTGGAGGCAGCTCTGATGAAACGCCCCCTGGTGATCGCCTACAAGATGTCCCCCTGGTCCTGGCGCCTGATGCGGCGCATGCGCTACCAGCCCTGGGTGGGGCTGCCCAACATCCTGGCGGGCCGCTTCGTGGTGCCGGAGTTTCTCCAGGACGAGGCCACACCGGAAAACCTGGCCCAGGCCCTGGGCAACCAGGTCAGCGATCCCGTAGTGGCGACCCGGATCGAAGCCGTGTTCACCGTCATTCATCGTACTCTGCGCCAGAACACGGTGGAAAAGGCCGCCGCCGCGATCCTGCCTTATCTGGGTCAGGGAGCGTCGGGATGA
- a CDS encoding phosphatidate cytidylyltransferase yields MFKLRAMTALVLVAAILAILFLAPPSLAFAFFALVAVVGAWEWGGLVGGGAFWRRGFPLLVMAACGVLYLLPEIRIRLWLGAALFWLLLVPVWFRYRWPLKGNFQALVIGLLLLLPTWAALVRIYDLGPVRLLAVMGLVWVADIAAYLTGRAFGRHKLAPAISPGKTWEGAAGAVLAVQVYGFALAAAFKLDIAYVPYAGLLLLLTAASIAGDLFESLIKRQAGVKDSSALLPGHGGVLDRIDSLTSTLPLTALALSFVYP; encoded by the coding sequence ATGTTTAAGCTGCGGGCCATGACCGCCCTGGTGCTGGTGGCGGCCATCCTGGCGATCCTGTTTCTGGCGCCGCCCAGCCTGGCCTTCGCCTTCTTCGCCCTGGTGGCGGTGGTCGGTGCCTGGGAGTGGGGCGGCCTGGTGGGCGGCGGTGCCTTCTGGCGCCGAGGGTTTCCGCTGCTGGTGATGGCCGCTTGCGGCGTGCTGTATCTGCTGCCTGAAATCCGTATCCGTCTTTGGCTGGGCGCCGCCCTGTTCTGGCTGCTGCTGGTGCCCGTCTGGTTTCGCTATCGCTGGCCCCTCAAGGGCAACTTCCAGGCCCTGGTCATCGGCCTGCTCTTGCTGCTGCCCACCTGGGCCGCCCTGGTGCGGATCTACGACCTGGGGCCGGTTCGCCTGCTGGCGGTGATGGGACTGGTCTGGGTGGCCGACATCGCGGCCTATCTGACTGGCCGGGCCTTCGGCCGCCACAAGCTGGCCCCCGCCATCAGCCCGGGCAAGACCTGGGAAGGCGCGGCTGGCGCCGTGCTGGCGGTGCAGGTCTATGGCTTCGCCCTGGCGGCGGCCTTCAAACTCGACATCGCCTATGTTCCCTATGCCGGCTTGCTGCTGCTGCTGACGGCGGCAAGCATCGCCGGCGACCTGTTCGAGTCCCTGATCAAGCGTCAGGCCGGAGTCAAGGACAGCAGCGCGCTGCTTCCGGGCCACGGGGGCGTACTGGACCGCATCGACAGCCTGACATCCACCCTGCCTCTGACAGCTCTCGCTCTGAGCTTCGTGTATCCATGA
- the ispC gene encoding 1-deoxy-D-xylulose-5-phosphate reductoisomerase, producing the protein MTRQRLTILGATGSIGLSTLDVVARHPERFEVVALTGHHRVEVLARQCRTHHPRYAVVGSAQGADQLAALLGDEAHGMEILWGEAALEQVAALPEVDAVMAAIVGAAGLTPTLAAVRAGKRVLLANKEALVMAGRVFMAAVSQSGARLLPIDSEHNAIFQSLPADYAGNLARSGVRRILLTASGGPFLSVPLEQLQGVTPEQACAHPNWVMGRKISVDSATMMNKGLELIEAHWLFNAPPDLIEVVIHPQSVIHSLVAYADGSVLAQLGNPDMRTPIAHALAHPERIEAGVEPLDLFDVARLTFERPDLSRFPCLDLAYQALRAGGSAPAVLNAANEVAVAAFLDRRLPYLRIADVIARVLDRVPAMAVEDLESVLAADQAGREAALAIVANP; encoded by the coding sequence ATGACCCGCCAACGCCTGACCATCCTGGGAGCCACCGGCTCCATCGGCCTCAGCACCCTCGATGTGGTGGCCCGGCATCCCGAGCGCTTCGAAGTCGTCGCCCTGACCGGCCATCATCGGGTCGAGGTGCTGGCCCGGCAATGCCGGACGCACCACCCCCGCTATGCTGTCGTTGGCAGTGCCCAGGGCGCCGATCAACTGGCGGCGTTGCTGGGGGACGAGGCCCATGGCATGGAAATCCTCTGGGGAGAGGCAGCCCTGGAACAGGTGGCGGCCCTGCCCGAGGTGGATGCGGTGATGGCGGCCATCGTCGGAGCGGCGGGCCTGACCCCCACCCTGGCCGCGGTGCGAGCCGGCAAACGGGTGCTGCTGGCCAACAAGGAAGCCCTGGTGATGGCAGGGCGGGTCTTCATGGCCGCTGTGAGCCAGTCTGGTGCCCGCCTGCTGCCCATCGACAGCGAACATAACGCGATCTTCCAGTCCCTGCCTGCCGACTATGCCGGCAATCTGGCCCGCTCCGGAGTTCGTCGCATCCTGCTGACGGCTTCCGGCGGTCCTTTTCTCAGTGTTCCTCTGGAGCAGTTGCAGGGCGTGACCCCCGAGCAGGCCTGTGCCCATCCCAACTGGGTGATGGGGCGCAAGATCTCGGTGGATTCCGCCACCATGATGAACAAGGGCCTGGAACTGATCGAGGCCCACTGGCTGTTCAACGCGCCCCCGGATTTGATCGAGGTGGTGATTCATCCCCAGAGCGTGATCCATTCCCTGGTGGCCTACGCCGATGGTTCGGTGCTGGCCCAATTGGGCAATCCGGACATGCGCACGCCCATCGCCCATGCCCTGGCCCATCCGGAGAGGATCGAGGCCGGCGTGGAGCCCCTGGATCTGTTCGATGTGGCCCGGCTCACCTTCGAGCGGCCGGACCTGAGCCGTTTCCCCTGTCTGGATCTGGCCTATCAGGCCTTGCGAGCCGGCGGCAGCGCGCCGGCGGTGCTCAATGCGGCCAACGAGGTGGCGGTGGCCGCTTTTCTCGATCGCCGTTTGCCCTACCTGCGCATCGCCGATGTCATCGCACGGGTGCTGGATCGAGTGCCGGCGATGGCCGTCGAGGATCTGGAATCGGTCCTGGCCGCAGATCAGGCTGGTCGCGAGGCGGCCCTGGCCATCGTGGCTAACCCATGA
- the lpxA gene encoding acyl-ACP--UDP-N-acetylglucosamine O-acyltransferase, which produces MSGAGIHPTAIVHPGAKLGQGVEVGAYSIIGEYVEIGDRTRIGPHGVIEGHTRIGCDNQIFQFSSIGAAPQDKKYAGEPTRLEIGDRNVIREFCTFNRGTTQDVGVTRLGNDNWIMAYVHLAHDCQVGNNTIFANNAQLAGHTIVGDWVILGGFTVVHQFVRIGAHSMTAMGSILLQDLPPYVMASGNTAEPHGINSEGLKRRGFAPEAITAIRRAYKTLYKSGLKLDEARAAIAGEAQGQPALEILASFLAEPGRGIVR; this is translated from the coding sequence ATGAGCGGGGCGGGGATACATCCCACGGCCATCGTCCATCCTGGCGCAAAGCTGGGACAGGGTGTCGAGGTCGGCGCCTACTCCATCATCGGCGAGTACGTTGAGATCGGGGATCGCACCCGGATCGGTCCCCATGGGGTGATCGAGGGCCATACCCGCATCGGTTGCGACAACCAGATTTTCCAGTTCAGCTCCATCGGCGCCGCGCCCCAGGACAAGAAATACGCCGGCGAGCCCACCCGCCTGGAGATCGGCGATCGCAACGTGATCCGCGAGTTCTGCACCTTCAACCGGGGCACCACTCAGGATGTGGGGGTGACCCGGCTGGGCAACGACAACTGGATCATGGCCTATGTGCATCTGGCCCATGACTGCCAGGTGGGCAACAACACCATCTTCGCCAACAACGCCCAACTGGCCGGCCACACCATCGTCGGCGACTGGGTGATCCTGGGCGGATTCACGGTGGTTCATCAGTTCGTGCGCATCGGCGCCCACAGCATGACGGCCATGGGTTCCATCCTGTTGCAGGACCTGCCGCCCTACGTGATGGCCTCGGGCAACACGGCCGAGCCTCATGGCATCAACAGCGAAGGCCTGAAGCGGCGGGGCTTCGCTCCGGAGGCAATCACCGCGATCCGCCGCGCCTACAAGACTCTCTACAAGTCTGGCCTCAAGCTGGACGAGGCCCGGGCCGCCATCGCCGGCGAAGCCCAGGGCCAGCCGGCCCTGGAAATCCTGGCAAGCTTCCTGGCCGAGCCGGGACGGGGCATCGTGCGCTGA
- the rseP gene encoding RIP metalloprotease RseP: protein MSAYTLAWYLGAFALALGSLIVVHELGHFLVARWCGVKVLRFSVGFGRTLWMRKWGVDRTEWAISAFPLGGYVKMLDEREGDVAPEEVHRAFNRQSVGKRMLIVAAGPLSNLLLAVLLYWVMFVQGVQEVRPLLEQPVAGSPAAQAGIHAGELVRSVDGNPVLTWNQLRLKLINRALDASVVALELQAADGALLERQLDLSRIAATEVDENLMSRIGLALQRPRWPALVGAVAAGSPAQQAGLLPEDKILEIAGTPIAFWDEVTAVIRARPGQRLPLKFLRAGEARQVEITPEVIAEQGGSIGRIGVSVRAPEGQSPLLVEVRYGPLEAAGNALTQTWDTTRLTLVMMGRMVTGDISWRNLSGPVAIADYAGQSARMGLTSYLRFLALISISLGVLNLLPVPVLDGGHLMYYLLEFFRGRPVSDEALELGQRIGLGLLGLLMAVALYNDLNRLISG from the coding sequence ATGAGCGCGTATACCCTGGCCTGGTATCTGGGGGCCTTCGCCCTGGCCCTGGGCTCCCTGATCGTCGTCCATGAGCTTGGACATTTTCTGGTGGCCCGCTGGTGCGGCGTCAAGGTGCTGCGCTTCTCGGTGGGATTTGGCCGGACCCTGTGGATGAGAAAGTGGGGCGTCGACCGCACGGAATGGGCCATCTCCGCCTTTCCCCTGGGGGGCTACGTCAAGATGCTCGACGAACGGGAAGGCGATGTAGCGCCGGAAGAGGTCCACCGCGCCTTCAACCGCCAGAGCGTGGGCAAGCGTATGCTGATCGTGGCGGCGGGGCCCCTGTCCAACCTGCTGCTGGCAGTGCTGCTGTACTGGGTCATGTTCGTTCAGGGTGTGCAGGAGGTGCGGCCCCTGCTGGAGCAGCCTGTGGCTGGGAGTCCCGCTGCTCAGGCCGGCATTCATGCCGGGGAACTGGTGCGGTCGGTGGATGGCAACCCGGTGCTCACCTGGAACCAATTACGCCTGAAACTGATCAATCGGGCACTGGACGCCAGTGTGGTGGCCCTGGAACTCCAGGCGGCGGACGGCGCGTTGCTTGAACGGCAACTGGACTTGAGTCGAATCGCGGCAACGGAGGTGGACGAGAACCTGATGAGCCGGATCGGCCTGGCCCTGCAACGCCCCCGTTGGCCGGCCCTGGTGGGTGCGGTGGCAGCGGGTTCGCCGGCTCAGCAGGCCGGACTGCTGCCGGAGGACAAAATTCTGGAGATCGCCGGGACTCCCATTGCCTTTTGGGATGAGGTCACCGCTGTCATCCGGGCTCGGCCAGGTCAGCGCCTGCCCCTGAAATTCCTCCGGGCCGGAGAGGCCCGGCAGGTGGAAATCACGCCAGAGGTGATCGCCGAGCAAGGTGGCTCCATTGGGCGTATTGGTGTCTCGGTGCGCGCCCCGGAGGGACAGTCACCCCTGCTGGTGGAGGTGCGGTATGGCCCCCTGGAAGCGGCCGGTAATGCCCTGACCCAAACCTGGGATACCACCCGGCTGACGCTGGTCATGATGGGCCGCATGGTCACCGGGGATATTTCCTGGCGCAATCTTTCCGGTCCGGTAGCCATTGCTGATTATGCCGGGCAGTCGGCCCGCATGGGCCTGACTTCCTATCTGCGCTTTCTGGCCCTGATCAGCATCAGCCTCGGGGTGCTCAACCTGCTGCCCGTGCCGGTGCTGGATGGCGGGCATTTGATGTATTATCTTTTGGAATTTTTCAGGGGCCGCCCGGTTTCGGATGAGGCGCTGGAACTGGGGCAACGCATCGGGTTGGGTCTGCTGGGATTGCTGATGGCCGTTGCGCTCTACAACGATTTGAATCGTCTTATCTCCGGTTGA
- the bamA gene encoding outer membrane protein assembly factor BamA, translated as MKKTLIAGLLSTLFATSASAFDAFVVRDIRVEGLQRTEAGTVFNYLPIKTGETMTDEKASQAIKALFATGFFKDVRVEVEGDALVVIVEERPAIASVDFVGMKAFDKDQLNKALKEVGLAESRIFDRAMLEKSEQEIKRQYLSKGYYAAKVTTTVTPLERNRVGVSFNVEENDIAKIRQINIVGAKVFEESELLDLFALQEPGWLTWYTKNDQYSKQKLSGDLETLRSYYLDRGYLEFNVDSTQVSISPDKQDIYITINISEGAQYSVSAVKLAGNLLLSEEELRQLVKVKPGEIYSREKLTESTKAISERLGNEGYAFANVNAAPELDREKREAAFTIFVDPGKRVYVRRVNLTGNNKTRDEVVRREVRQMESAWYDGAKINKSRSRVDRLGYFDEVTVETPPVPGTSDQVDVNLNVKEKPTGSLMLGAGFSSTEKLVLSTSINQQNLFGSGKSLGLQVNTSKVNKVYSVSYTDPYYTVDGVSRGFDFYHRSTNTSKLNYIASYDISSVGGGVRYGIPIGEDDTIALGASVDSTSLDVNLTSPLIYQNFVRDNGSKFTTLVGSAGWVKDTVDSRIFPTKGYMQRIFGEMGLPGANMKYYRANYQYQHFWPVTRSVTLMFNGEAGIAGGYGSKELPFWKNFYAGGIGSVRGYEGSTLGPIDPATGNSLGGTKRLVGGAELLFALPGMGQDKSLRLSAFLDGGQVWGKEDKVSLSDLRYSVGVALAWTSPMGPLKFSLAKPVKNQPEDRLQRLQFQMGTTF; from the coding sequence ATGAAGAAAACCCTGATCGCAGGGCTGTTGTCGACCCTCTTCGCCACGTCTGCCAGTGCTTTCGATGCCTTCGTGGTCCGCGACATCCGGGTGGAGGGCCTGCAGCGTACCGAGGCCGGCACCGTGTTCAACTATCTCCCGATCAAGACCGGGGAGACCATGACGGACGAGAAGGCCTCCCAGGCCATCAAGGCCCTCTTCGCCACCGGCTTTTTCAAGGACGTGCGGGTTGAGGTCGAGGGGGATGCCCTGGTGGTAATCGTCGAGGAACGCCCGGCCATTGCCTCCGTTGATTTCGTCGGCATGAAGGCCTTCGACAAGGACCAGTTGAACAAGGCCCTGAAGGAAGTCGGTCTTGCCGAATCGCGCATCTTCGACCGGGCGATGCTGGAAAAGTCCGAACAGGAAATCAAGCGACAGTATCTGAGCAAGGGTTACTACGCCGCCAAGGTCACCACCACGGTGACCCCCCTGGAGCGCAACCGGGTCGGTGTCAGCTTCAACGTCGAGGAAAACGATATTGCCAAGATCAGGCAGATCAATATCGTCGGCGCCAAGGTCTTTGAGGAAAGTGAGCTGCTCGACCTCTTCGCCCTGCAAGAACCCGGCTGGCTTACCTGGTACACCAAAAACGACCAGTACTCCAAGCAAAAACTGTCGGGGGATCTGGAAACCCTGCGCTCCTACTATCTGGACAGGGGCTACCTGGAATTCAATGTGGACTCCACCCAGGTCTCCATTTCGCCGGACAAGCAGGACATCTACATCACCATCAATATCAGCGAAGGCGCCCAATATTCGGTGTCCGCGGTGAAACTGGCGGGCAATCTGCTGTTGTCGGAGGAGGAGCTGCGGCAATTGGTGAAGGTCAAGCCTGGCGAGATTTATTCCCGGGAAAAGTTGACCGAGAGTACCAAGGCCATCAGCGAACGCCTGGGTAACGAGGGGTATGCTTTTGCCAATGTCAACGCGGCACCCGAACTGGACCGGGAAAAACGGGAGGCGGCCTTCACCATCTTCGTGGACCCAGGTAAACGTGTTTATGTGCGTCGAGTCAATCTGACCGGCAACAACAAGACACGGGACGAGGTGGTCCGCCGGGAAGTGCGGCAGATGGAGTCGGCCTGGTACGACGGCGCCAAGATCAACAAGTCCCGCAGCCGTGTGGACCGTCTGGGCTATTTCGACGAGGTCACCGTGGAGACTCCACCGGTGCCTGGCACATCCGATCAGGTGGACGTCAATCTCAACGTCAAGGAAAAGCCCACCGGTAGCCTGATGTTGGGTGCCGGCTTCTCCAGCACGGAAAAACTGGTGCTGTCCACCTCCATCAATCAGCAGAACCTCTTCGGCAGCGGTAAGAGCCTGGGCCTTCAGGTCAATACCAGCAAGGTCAATAAGGTGTATTCGGTATCGTATACCGATCCCTATTACACTGTGGATGGCGTGAGCCGGGGCTTCGACTTCTACCATCGCTCCACCAATACCAGCAAGCTGAACTACATTGCCAGCTACGACATTTCCTCCGTTGGTGGCGGGGTACGCTACGGCATCCCCATTGGCGAGGACGACACCATCGCCCTGGGCGCATCGGTGGACTCGACCTCCCTGGATGTGAACCTCACCAGCCCCCTGATCTACCAGAATTTTGTGCGGGACAATGGTTCCAAGTTCACCACCTTGGTGGGCAGCGCCGGCTGGGTCAAGGATACGGTGGATAGTCGGATATTTCCGACCAAGGGCTACATGCAGCGGATTTTCGGCGAAATGGGCCTGCCCGGCGCCAACATGAAATACTACCGGGCCAATTACCAGTATCAGCATTTCTGGCCGGTGACCCGCTCCGTGACCCTGATGTTCAACGGCGAGGCAGGCATTGCAGGCGGCTATGGCAGCAAGGAGCTACCCTTCTGGAAGAATTTCTATGCGGGTGGTATCGGCTCGGTACGGGGCTACGAAGGGTCGACCCTGGGGCCAATTGATCCGGCCACGGGCAATTCCCTGGGGGGTACCAAGCGGCTGGTGGGGGGGGCCGAACTACTGTTTGCCCTTCCGGGTATGGGACAGGACAAGTCCCTACGACTCAGCGCCTTCCTGGACGGTGGTCAGGTTTGGGGCAAGGAGGATAAGGTTTCCCTGAGCGATTTGCGTTACAGTGTTGGTGTTGCCTTGGCCTGGACCTCCCCCATGGGACCCCTCAAGTTCAGCTTGGCGAAACCTGTTAAAAATCAGCCCGAGGACAGATTGCAGCGTCTGCAATTCCAGATGGGCACCACTTTCTAG
- the lpxD gene encoding UDP-3-O-(3-hydroxymyristoyl)glucosamine N-acyltransferase, with protein sequence MAITLNDIVARLGGELSGDGSQLIHAIAPLEGAGPGTAAFLSNPKYRKQLAATAASVVILSPEVVADCPVATIATPQPYLYFARLSQWLNPPARPAPGVHELARVESPVPDSVSVGPGAWVGPNVVLGENVVVGANCTIGAGVALGADTVLHPNVSIYAGCCLGQRVLVHSGAVIGADGFGFARESDGCWVKIPQVGRVLIGDDVEIGANTTIDRGALGDTVIEEGVKLDNQIQVGHNVRIGAHAALAGCVGIAGSARIGRRCTIGGGAIILGHLEITDDAHVSAGTLVAKSISNKGSYTGTVPFMAHDDWLRNFSRLRHLDAMADKIRALENRIAELEKKS encoded by the coding sequence TTGGCGATCACTCTGAACGACATCGTCGCCCGCCTGGGCGGCGAGCTGTCGGGTGACGGCTCTCAACTCATCCACGCCATCGCTCCCCTGGAAGGAGCTGGCCCCGGCACGGCGGCCTTTCTCTCCAACCCAAAATATCGCAAGCAACTGGCGGCTACCGCCGCCTCTGTGGTGATCCTGTCTCCCGAGGTCGTAGCCGACTGTCCAGTGGCCACTATCGCCACGCCCCAGCCCTATCTCTATTTCGCCCGACTGTCCCAGTGGCTGAATCCTCCAGCCCGCCCGGCCCCTGGTGTCCATGAACTGGCGCGGGTGGAGTCCCCTGTTCCGGACAGCGTTTCCGTAGGTCCCGGAGCCTGGGTCGGGCCCAATGTAGTTCTCGGTGAGAATGTGGTGGTCGGGGCCAACTGCACCATAGGGGCTGGTGTGGCACTGGGTGCCGACACGGTGCTTCATCCCAATGTCAGCATCTATGCCGGCTGTTGCCTGGGCCAGCGGGTGCTCGTGCATTCCGGGGCGGTCATCGGCGCCGACGGCTTCGGTTTCGCACGGGAGTCGGATGGCTGTTGGGTCAAAATTCCCCAGGTTGGGCGAGTGTTGATCGGTGACGACGTGGAAATCGGCGCCAATACCACCATAGACCGGGGCGCCCTGGGAGACACGGTGATCGAGGAGGGCGTCAAGCTGGACAACCAGATCCAGGTGGGCCACAACGTCCGCATCGGCGCCCATGCCGCCCTGGCCGGCTGTGTCGGTATTGCCGGCAGCGCCCGGATCGGCCGGCGCTGCACCATCGGCGGCGGCGCCATCATCCTGGGCCACCTGGAAATCACAGATGATGCTCATGTCTCTGCGGGCACTCTGGTGGCCAAGTCCATTTCCAACAAGGGCAGCTACACCGGCACCGTGCCCTTCATGGCCCACGATGACTGGCTGCGGAATTTCTCCCGGCTGCGCCATCTGGACGCCATGGCCGATAAAATACGCGCCCTCGAAAATCGCATTGCCGAACTGGAGAAGAAGTCATGA
- the uppS gene encoding polyprenyl diphosphate synthase: MSFFSSTRDIPEVRAVPRHVAMIMDGNGRWAKKRFLPRVAGHKRGLETVRVMVKACIERGIDYLTLFAFSSENWRRPPEEVSFLMRLFLTALQAEVDKLHENGVRLRVIGDLSRFDPQTVALIRSGEALTAGNTKLTLTIAANYGGRWDILQAANAMALQHPEKLGCWTEEDLAEHLAMAYAPEPDLFIRTGGEQRVSNFLLWQLAYAELYFTDCLWPEFDGAALDQAIVSYRSRERRFGRTSEQLISQEEANGDV, translated from the coding sequence ATGTCATTTTTCAGCTCCACCCGGGATATCCCCGAAGTGCGGGCCGTGCCCCGTCATGTGGCCATGATCATGGACGGCAACGGGCGCTGGGCCAAGAAGCGCTTCCTGCCCCGGGTGGCCGGGCACAAGCGGGGCCTGGAGACTGTCCGCGTCATGGTCAAGGCCTGCATCGAGCGGGGCATCGACTACCTGACCCTGTTTGCCTTCAGTTCCGAGAACTGGCGCCGTCCGCCGGAAGAAGTCTCCTTTTTGATGCGCCTGTTTCTTACCGCCTTGCAGGCGGAGGTGGACAAGCTCCATGAAAACGGTGTGCGGCTGCGGGTCATCGGCGATCTTTCCCGTTTCGATCCCCAGACCGTGGCGTTGATCCGATCCGGCGAAGCCCTGACCGCCGGCAATACCAAGCTCACCCTCACCATCGCCGCCAACTACGGCGGTCGCTGGGACATCCTCCAGGCCGCCAATGCTATGGCTCTGCAACACCCGGAAAAGCTGGGGTGCTGGACGGAAGAGGATCTGGCCGAGCACCTCGCCATGGCCTATGCACCGGAGCCCGATCTGTTCATCCGCACCGGTGGAGAACAACGGGTCAGCAACTTCCTGCTCTGGCAACTGGCCTACGCCGAACTGTATTTCACTGATTGCCTGTGGCCCGAATTCGATGGCGCGGCCCTGGATCAGGCCATCGTTTCCTACCGCTCCCGGGAGCGCCGTTTCGGCCGCACCAGTGAGCAACTGATATCGCAAGAGGAGGCCAACGGGGATGTTTAA
- the fabZ gene encoding 3-hydroxyacyl-ACP dehydratase FabZ, which produces MTPMDIHQILEHLPHRYPFLLVDRVLDVVPGERITALKNVTINEPFFPGHYPHHPVMPGVLIIEALAQTAAILSFKTLGGKPDDKSVYYFVGIDNARFKRPVSPGDQLIFEVSINANKRGIWKFAAVAKVDGQVAAEAELMCTVRAIE; this is translated from the coding sequence ATGACCCCGATGGATATCCATCAGATCCTCGAACACCTACCCCACCGTTATCCCTTCCTGCTGGTGGATAGGGTGCTCGACGTGGTGCCCGGGGAGCGCATCACTGCCTTGAAGAACGTCACCATCAACGAGCCCTTCTTCCCTGGTCATTATCCTCATCATCCGGTGATGCCCGGCGTGCTGATCATCGAGGCCCTGGCCCAGACCGCTGCCATCCTGTCCTTCAAGACCCTGGGTGGCAAGCCCGACGACAAGTCGGTGTATTACTTCGTCGGCATCGACAACGCCCGCTTCAAGCGGCCCGTCAGCCCCGGCGACCAACTGATCTTCGAAGTCTCCATCAATGCCAACAAGCGGGGCATCTGGAAGTTCGCCGCCGTCGCCAAGGTGGATGGACAGGTGGCGGCGGAGGCCGAATTGATGTGCACCGTGCGGGCCATCGAATGA
- a CDS encoding OmpH family outer membrane protein translates to MKKTVLLFAALGSLVSLPAVAEVKVGVISTERVMRESDPAKKAMKKLEKEFEKRSQDMQKMGQQAQKLQEELEKNGMTMAESQRKVKERELGDLSREFQRKQREFNEDVNARRNEELQSVIERANKAIRAIAEKEGYTLILQEAVYANPAIDVTEKVVKALAEPATAAK, encoded by the coding sequence TTGAAAAAGACCGTTCTGCTTTTTGCGGCTCTTGGCAGCCTGGTTTCCCTCCCCGCCGTCGCCGAAGTCAAGGTGGGCGTGATCAGCACCGAGCGGGTGATGCGTGAGTCGGACCCTGCCAAGAAGGCCATGAAGAAACTGGAAAAGGAATTCGAGAAGCGCAGCCAGGACATGCAGAAGATGGGCCAGCAGGCCCAGAAGCTCCAGGAGGAACTGGAGAAAAATGGCATGACCATGGCGGAAAGCCAGCGCAAGGTCAAGGAGCGGGAGTTGGGTGACCTGAGTCGTGAGTTCCAGCGCAAGCAGCGGGAATTCAACGAGGACGTCAATGCCCGCCGCAACGAGGAACTGCAATCGGTGATCGAACGGGCCAACAAGGCCATCCGTGCCATCGCCGAGAAGGAAGGCTACACCCTGATCCTTCAGGAAGCCGTCTATGCGAATCCTGCCATCGACGTGACCGAGAAGGTGGTCAAGGCCCTGGCCGAACCGGCGACCGCCGCCAAGTAA